A window of the Brachyhypopomus gauderio isolate BG-103 chromosome 14, BGAUD_0.2, whole genome shotgun sequence genome harbors these coding sequences:
- the clcn3 gene encoding H(+)/Cl(-) exchange transporter 3 isoform X6, producing the protein MEDGSAEPYLPYDGGGDTIPLHEMSTRGSNYAMSNGGGGAGGVSSSTHLLDLLEEPIPGVGTYDDFHTIDWVREKCKDRERHRKINSKKKESAWEFTKSLYDAWSGWLVVTLTGLASGALAGVIDIAADWMNDLKEGVCLSAMWFNHEQCCWGSNETTFSERDKCPQWKSWAELILGQAEGPGSYIMNYFMYTYWALAFAFLAVSLVKVFAPYACGSGIPEIKTILSGFIIRGYLGKWTLVIKTITLVLAVASGLSLGKEGPLVHVACCCGNIFSYLFPKYSKNEAKKREVLSAASAAGVSVAFGAPIGGVLFSLEEVSYYFPLKTLWRSFFAALVAAFVLRSINPFGNSRLVLFYVEYHTPWYLFELVPFILLGVFGGLWGAFFIRANIAWCRRRKSTRFGKYPVLEVITVAAITALVAFPNPYTRQNTSELIKELFTDCGPLESSQLCQYRSQMNGSQAYPSGSDAATPGVYSAMWQLSLALVFKIIMTIFTFGLKVPSGLFIPSMAIGAIAGRIVGIAVEQLAYYHHDWFLFKEWCEVGADCITPGLYAMVGAAACLGGVTRMTVSLVVIVFELTGGLEYIVPLMAAVMTSKWVGDAFGREGIYEAHIRLNGYPFLDAKEEFTHVTLAREVMRPRRSDPPLAVLTQDDLTLAELQAVISQTSYNGFPVIVSKESQRLVGFALRRDITIAIENARRKQEGIVLASRVYFTQHAPTLPADSPRPLKLRSILDMSPFTVTDHTPMEIVVDIFRKLGLRQCLVTHNGRLLGIITKKDILRHMAQMANQDPASIMFN; encoded by the exons gCTCTAACTACGCCATGTCCAATGGTGGAGGCGGAGCCGGAGGGGTGAGTAGCTCCACCCACCTGCTGGACCTGTTGGAGGAACCCATTCCGGGCGTGGGCACCTACGATGACTTCCACACCATCGACTGGGTCAGGGAGAAGTGTAAGGACCGCGAGCGTCACCGCAAG ATCAACAGTAAGAAGAAGGAGTCTGCATGGGAGTTCACCAAGAGCCTGTATGACGCCTGGTCTGGATGGCTGGTGGTGACGTTAACAGGGCTGGcttcag GTGCGTTGGCGGGTGTGATAGACATCGCTGCTGATTGGATGAATGACCTGAAGGAGGGCGTGTGCCTGAGTGCCATGTGGTTCAACCACGAGCAGTGCTGCTGGGGTTCTAACGAGACCACCTTCTCAGAGCGGGACAAGTGTCCGCAGTGGAAGTCGTGGGCGGAGCTAATCCTGGGCCAGgctgag GGTCCTGGCTCCTACATCATGAACTACTTCATGTACACCTACTGGGCTTTGGCGTTCGCCTTCCTGGCCGTGTCCCTGGTCAAAGTGTTCGCCCCGTACGCCTGCGGCTCTGGCATCCCTGAG atcaAGACCATCCTGAGCGGGTTCATCATCCGTGGCTACCTGGGCAAGTGGACGCTGGTCATCAAGACCATCACTCTGGTGCTGGCCGTGGCCTCGGGTCTGAGCTTGGGCAAGGAGGGCCCGCTGGTACACGTGGCCTGCTGCTGTGGAAACATCTTCTCCTACCTGTTCCCCAAGTACAGCAAGAACGAGGCCAAGAAGAGAGAG gtgctgTCTGCAGCGTCAGCTGCAGGTGTGTCTGTGGCGTTCGGCGCTCCTATAGGAGGTGTTTTGTTCAGCCTGGAGGAG gtGAGTTATTACTTCCCGCTCAAGACGCTGTGGCGGTCCTTCTTCGCCGCCCTGGTGGCCGCGTTTGTCCTGCGCTCCATCAACCCGTTTGGGAACAGCCGGCTGGTGCTGTTCTACGTGGAGTACCACACGCCGTGGTACCTGTTCGAGCTGGTGCCCTTCATCCTGCTGGGCGTGTTCGGAGGGCTGTGGGGGGCGTTCTTCATCCGGGCCAACATCGCCTGGTGCCGCAGACGCAAGTCCACGCGCTTCG GTAAATACCCGGTGCTGGAGGTGATCACTGTGGCGGCCATCACGGCCCTGGTGGCGTTCCCGAACCCGTACACGCGCCAGAACACCAGCGAGCTGATCAAGGAGCTGTTCACAGACTGCGGGCCGCTGGAGTCATCGCAGCTGTGCCAGTACCGCAGCCAGATGAACGGCAGCCAGGCGTACCCGTCGGGCTCGGACGCCGCCACGCCCGGGGTCTACTCCGCCATGTGGCAGCTCAGCCTGGCGCTGGTCTTCAAGATCATCATGACCATCTTCACCTTCGGCTTGAAG GTTCCGTCGGGCCTGTTCATCCCCAGCATGGCGATCGGCGCCATCGCGGGCCGTATTGTGGGCATCGCCGTGGAGCAGCTGGCCTACTACCACCACGACTGGTTCCTGTTTAAGGAGTGGTGTGAGGTGGGCGCCGACTGCATCACCCCGGGGCTCTACGCCATGGTGGGTGCTGCAGCCTGCCtgg GTGGCGTCACTCGCATGACCGTGTCTCTGGTGGTCATCGTGTTCGAGCTGACCGGCGGTCTGGAGTACATCGTGCCCCTCATGGCGGCGGTGATGACCAGCAAGTGGGTGGGCGATGCGTTTGGGCGGGAGGGCATCTATGAGGCGCACATCCGCCTCAACGGATACCCCTTCCTGGACGCCAAGGAGGAGTTCACACACGTGACGCTGGCCCGCGAGGTGATGCGTCCACGACGGAGCGACCCGCCCCTGGCCGTGCTCACGCAGGACGACCTCACGCTGGCCGAGCTGCAGGCCGTCATCAGCCAGACCAGCTACAACGGCTTCCCCGTCATCGTCTCCAAGGAGTCCCAGAGACTGGTGGGATTCGCCCTGCGCAGAGACATCACCATCGCCATAG AGAACGCGCGGCGGAAGCAGGAGGGCATCGTGCTGGCGTCCCGCGTTTACTTCACCCAACACGCGCCCACgctgcccgccgacagcccacGCCCCCTCAAACTACGCAGCATCCTGGACATGAGTCCCTTCACCGTCACCGACCACACGCCCATGGAGATCGTGGTGGACATCTTCCGCAAACTGGGCCTGCGCCAGTGCCTGGTCACCCACAACGG GCGTCTCCTTGGTATCATCACAAAAAAAGACATCCTTCGTCATATGGCCCAGATGGCAAACCAAGACCCCGCGTCAATAATGTTCAACTAG
- the clcn3 gene encoding H(+)/Cl(-) exchange transporter 3 isoform X5: protein MSNGGGGAGGVSSSTHLLDLLEEPIPGVGTYDDFHTIDWVREKCKDRERHRKINSKKKESAWEFTKSLYDAWSGWLVVTLTGLASGALAGVIDIAADWMNDLKEGVCLSAMWFNHEQCCWGSNETTFSERDKCPQWKSWAELILGQAEGPGSYIMNYFMYTYWALAFAFLAVSLVKVFAPYACGSGIPEIKTILSGFIIRGYLGKWTLVIKTITLVLAVASGLSLGKEGPLVHVACCCGNIFSYLFPKYSKNEAKKREVLSAASAAGVSVAFGAPIGGVLFSLEEVSYYFPLKTLWRSFFAALVAAFVLRSINPFGNSRLVLFYVEYHTPWYLFELVPFILLGVFGGLWGAFFIRANIAWCRRRKSTRFGKYPVLEVITVAAITALVAFPNPYTRQNTSELIKELFTDCGPLESSQLCQYRSQMNGSQAYPSGSDAATPGVYSAMWQLSLALVFKIIMTIFTFGLKVPSGLFIPSMAIGAIAGRIVGIAVEQLAYYHHDWFLFKEWCEVGADCITPGLYAMVGAAACLGGVTRMTVSLVVIVFELTGGLEYIVPLMAAVMTSKWVGDAFGREGIYEAHIRLNGYPFLDAKEEFTHVTLAREVMRPRRSDPPLAVLTQDDLTLAELQAVISQTSYNGFPVIVSKESQRLVGFALRRDITIAIENARRKQEGIVLASRVYFTQHAPTLPADSPRPLKLRSILDMSPFTVTDHTPMEIVVDIFRKLGLRQCLVTHNGIVLGIITKKNILEHLEELKQHTEPLASPWYHHKKRHPSSYGPDGKPRPRVNNVQLVPSLNGCEEEEESEEEVRLLDHTSH, encoded by the exons ATGTCCAATGGTGGAGGCGGAGCCGGAGGGGTGAGTAGCTCCACCCACCTGCTGGACCTGTTGGAGGAACCCATTCCGGGCGTGGGCACCTACGATGACTTCCACACCATCGACTGGGTCAGGGAGAAGTGTAAGGACCGCGAGCGTCACCGCAAG ATCAACAGTAAGAAGAAGGAGTCTGCATGGGAGTTCACCAAGAGCCTGTATGACGCCTGGTCTGGATGGCTGGTGGTGACGTTAACAGGGCTGGcttcag GTGCGTTGGCGGGTGTGATAGACATCGCTGCTGATTGGATGAATGACCTGAAGGAGGGCGTGTGCCTGAGTGCCATGTGGTTCAACCACGAGCAGTGCTGCTGGGGTTCTAACGAGACCACCTTCTCAGAGCGGGACAAGTGTCCGCAGTGGAAGTCGTGGGCGGAGCTAATCCTGGGCCAGgctgag GGTCCTGGCTCCTACATCATGAACTACTTCATGTACACCTACTGGGCTTTGGCGTTCGCCTTCCTGGCCGTGTCCCTGGTCAAAGTGTTCGCCCCGTACGCCTGCGGCTCTGGCATCCCTGAG atcaAGACCATCCTGAGCGGGTTCATCATCCGTGGCTACCTGGGCAAGTGGACGCTGGTCATCAAGACCATCACTCTGGTGCTGGCCGTGGCCTCGGGTCTGAGCTTGGGCAAGGAGGGCCCGCTGGTACACGTGGCCTGCTGCTGTGGAAACATCTTCTCCTACCTGTTCCCCAAGTACAGCAAGAACGAGGCCAAGAAGAGAGAG gtgctgTCTGCAGCGTCAGCTGCAGGTGTGTCTGTGGCGTTCGGCGCTCCTATAGGAGGTGTTTTGTTCAGCCTGGAGGAG gtGAGTTATTACTTCCCGCTCAAGACGCTGTGGCGGTCCTTCTTCGCCGCCCTGGTGGCCGCGTTTGTCCTGCGCTCCATCAACCCGTTTGGGAACAGCCGGCTGGTGCTGTTCTACGTGGAGTACCACACGCCGTGGTACCTGTTCGAGCTGGTGCCCTTCATCCTGCTGGGCGTGTTCGGAGGGCTGTGGGGGGCGTTCTTCATCCGGGCCAACATCGCCTGGTGCCGCAGACGCAAGTCCACGCGCTTCG GTAAATACCCGGTGCTGGAGGTGATCACTGTGGCGGCCATCACGGCCCTGGTGGCGTTCCCGAACCCGTACACGCGCCAGAACACCAGCGAGCTGATCAAGGAGCTGTTCACAGACTGCGGGCCGCTGGAGTCATCGCAGCTGTGCCAGTACCGCAGCCAGATGAACGGCAGCCAGGCGTACCCGTCGGGCTCGGACGCCGCCACGCCCGGGGTCTACTCCGCCATGTGGCAGCTCAGCCTGGCGCTGGTCTTCAAGATCATCATGACCATCTTCACCTTCGGCTTGAAG GTTCCGTCGGGCCTGTTCATCCCCAGCATGGCGATCGGCGCCATCGCGGGCCGTATTGTGGGCATCGCCGTGGAGCAGCTGGCCTACTACCACCACGACTGGTTCCTGTTTAAGGAGTGGTGTGAGGTGGGCGCCGACTGCATCACCCCGGGGCTCTACGCCATGGTGGGTGCTGCAGCCTGCCtgg GTGGCGTCACTCGCATGACCGTGTCTCTGGTGGTCATCGTGTTCGAGCTGACCGGCGGTCTGGAGTACATCGTGCCCCTCATGGCGGCGGTGATGACCAGCAAGTGGGTGGGCGATGCGTTTGGGCGGGAGGGCATCTATGAGGCGCACATCCGCCTCAACGGATACCCCTTCCTGGACGCCAAGGAGGAGTTCACACACGTGACGCTGGCCCGCGAGGTGATGCGTCCACGACGGAGCGACCCGCCCCTGGCCGTGCTCACGCAGGACGACCTCACGCTGGCCGAGCTGCAGGCCGTCATCAGCCAGACCAGCTACAACGGCTTCCCCGTCATCGTCTCCAAGGAGTCCCAGAGACTGGTGGGATTCGCCCTGCGCAGAGACATCACCATCGCCATAG AGAACGCGCGGCGGAAGCAGGAGGGCATCGTGCTGGCGTCCCGCGTTTACTTCACCCAACACGCGCCCACgctgcccgccgacagcccacGCCCCCTCAAACTACGCAGCATCCTGGACATGAGTCCCTTCACCGTCACCGACCACACGCCCATGGAGATCGTGGTGGACATCTTCCGCAAACTGGGCCTGCGCCAGTGCCTGGTCACCCACAACGG GATTGTATTGGGCATCATCACTAAGAAGAATATTTTAGAGCATCTGGAGGAGCTCAAGCAGCACACGGAGCCCCTG GCGTCTCCTTGGTATCATCACAAAAAAAGACATCCTTCGTCATATGGCCCAGATGGCAAACCAAGACCCCGCGTCAATAATGTTCAACTAGTGCCCTCCCTGAatggatgtgaggaagaggaggagagtgaagaGGAGGTGCGCTTGCTGGACCACACGTCCCACTGA